GTCAATTTCTTTGCAGACAACTTCACAAACATTGGGATGGAAGATCAGAATTGGCACCTCCACCTCCAACTTTTTTCATAATTAATTCCAAATGCAATACAGTAGTTAAAACTCAAGCCATTTTCACCATTGGAGAAACCAGGAATAAACTTAGTAAGTTACTTTTATGCAATGTTTGGACTGGAAGctgtttagttttgttttaaaggaCACTCAGTACTTCCAACTTCCATTACAAACTAGATGCAACCACATTTGCAGCTGCAGGTTGTTAACAAAACTCATCTCTTCCCTCTGCCACCTCTATTCTTGCGAACATTTCTCATTCATACAAGTATTTTCTCCAGCCATCAAAAGGAACTTTAAGGGCTCAACACCTTAGATATGCAAAACACAATACACAATGTAGCCAGTTCTAGTCATAACAAAGCTCAATGGGAATGACAAAATGGGAGTCAGTTATAACTAAGGTTGCATTGCTTTCAAAAGGAATCAGTCATGCCTAACCTTTGCTTGATTAAATGACCATTACAATTGGCATCAAAGCACCTGATATGCATAGATGGTTCTGTACTTTCAATAGCTATTGAACATGGATGAAATTTGCACACAGCCTCCTGCCAAGCCAAACATGCAGgaattaaaactgaatttttcaaaaacataacagaTGTCAAGAAGAGATTATGGAAGTAACAAGACTGTATTTACAAGCTCCTCTTGAAACAAAAGTAAGCTTCAAGTTGCTTGCAGTACGTATCAGTAAACTTGTTAAGGAACAGTACAATGAaattcatttccattaaaaaattgATTAAGAACATATCTACTCAAAACAACATCTGCCATCGTGCCTATGCTcatttatacctgtgtttataaAGACCCCCTTCTTTCAAAAAGGCTCAGATGCAAGTATCTAGATTTAGTACTTAAAACTCATAATTTGTTTCAATACTTATTTAAACTGGCACTAATTTAAGTAAACAGCAGAGCACGTTTAATTCAGATATTTCTGTTTTAAAAGACTGCATTATTCAGCCAAAGGGATGCACAGCACCACTAGGAAATTCTCCACAGAAAGCTATGTTTTTGTATAACTTGCATGCATTTTCCATAGGGATTGCGCAGAAGAGGATCTTGGTGGCTCAAATACGGTGCATTAAAAATAAGTCATCCCTGTTGCTGCAGAAAGATCAAGCATCAGCCATATGGTTCTCTCTGGACTCCAACAGTGAAAATGGCTTCCTGATTTATCTCACAATAGCTCTTGTATTAGAATAGTAAGCACCAGAGTataaaatagaaacaaaacaaaaacacacaatgaAAAACTTCCTATATGGCATCGTACAAACCATAGGCCACTTTGCAAAGGACAGAATTGCAAAAAGAAGTTTAAAAAATGAgcactggttttgtttttttgttttggaacAAAAGgcacacaaaaaaggaaaaaagcagaTAGCACATCAAAACAATGAACTTCACATGAGAAGAGAATACCTGACCTGTACCATCCTTAAATATCTTATAATGTTAAATAGAGAATGTGAAAAAAATACAGCAGCAACATAATTGTAATTTTGACATTAGAAACAGTGCGTAGACTCCTCCTGAGTTGTTTACTCCAACCATTGCAGAGACGGTAACTTAAATTCTCAATGTTTTGCttcacaggaaaaaaaaaggATTCAGTGTCTGAAGAGATTATGCTTTTGCTTGGTTTTCTTGGATTTTTGCTTGGTAAGTTGAAAAGTTTATAGTTCTGTCCTCATCCAAGAGAAGATACTTAAGTATGGTTCTTCTATGTAATTTCGCTCACTGATGTACCTTACATAAAAACTGGCCAGGAAAAATCTAGTGTCTATATTTCATCATCATTTTGTTGAGAGGCAGCCTCTACTTTCATCTTTTTAGAAGGCGGCACTCCTTCAGAGTCCTTAACAGGacaggagaaaaaagaaaaagaattagcattgaataaaagcaaaagaatgtTCTTGTATTCCAGAGGCACAATATATCCCCAGATGGCAACTGTCACGGCCACATAGCTACACTAAATTTGACTTGCCATCAGTTACCCAGGTATGCTCTAGTTTCCAAAATGTATTTACCATAGAGCCTCCCCCTGCAAGATCACACACGCCAAGTACTCATGTTCTCCCTCCTCACAAGGCATACTAGGACAAGTATCAGAAAACACCCGGAAGACATATTTTCAGCTTGTGAACTCTTAAGGCTCTATCAGTTCCCAGACACACATCCAAAGAAGGGAAAACAGGACAGGTAGTAATTTGTATGCGCGAGCCTTAGAAGAAAAAATACACACatgccttttcggtggccgcccctaggctgtggaactcccttccgagtgaggtgcgatcagttccctccttgccatctttccggcgacaagtaaagactgtcttatttcaatgggcatttgggatagagaatgaccaggattaagtgtcataggtttggtgattacattatatgattttatttttttaaattgtccgctgtttttaacctatattttatggttttaatttttctcatagtttaattcttttttaataatatactctgtatgttttaatggtgttgtttttagttgtaagccgctcttgagtcctattggaaaaagggcggggtagaaataaagtttattattattattattattaatgatctTTAGCCCAGAAAATAACAGGCTGGAAGGCAACCTTCAAACCTTGTGGCCAGGATTTTAGATGGAAGGGAACATGAAGCTCTACCTCACCATAATTTGTTATTTtagcatttcagcatgtgtttttaaattgctttttaaaaatgtgttttgaaatttgtatatttgtttttaatgtttttaattgctgtaaactgcccagagagcttcggctatggggcagtatacaaatgcaataaataaataaataaatcttccaaTTGGTGACATTACCACCTTTCTGCCTATTAATACTGTACTTGGTGAAGAGCATAAGAAGGATCATCTAGCAATTTAGGTTTACTATGGAGCCTAACTGAAATATTTTAACAAGTCTCCATATATTAAGGCAACCTCCTGCTTAGACAAACTGAAAAGCACAATAGCTGACCAACTGTCAATACCTAAATGGAAAGAAATCTAAGTGCCATACAACTAGCAAATATGAAAACACAGAAGTTAATCCAATGGGCAAGGTAGGTCAAATTTTCATTCTGACTGTGGCAATACCTCCTTGCATGTAACATCTCTGCTCAGAGATGGGCACTGATTGTCTATTtgttaccagaccaagttcaaagtGTTATTATTTGTATATAGAGCCCTTAAGAGCTTGGGAACAGTTAACCACAGGATTGTCttacccatatgtgcccacttaactgctttgatctgtggaactggcactgttaacaggtgccacataatgcttgttccacacttgtaacaaatgttttagtgttgcagcacctacactttggaaatccttgcctactgacatcaggcaggcaccttcactgttctcttttcagcacctgcttaacaattttgttttggcaagcctatccagacacatagatgtttttatcttttttagcTGTGttcattttaattgtcttttaaatgttttagttactttttaattaataatttaaatatctttgtaaacagcttagaggttttattacaatcaagtggtatataaattttgttaaataaaaaatagtaaTATCTATCATTTTGAATTACCTGAGAGTTTTTAGATGTCTCTGTGGTTATATCATTTTCTGCCAAAGATTGAGTTTCCACTTTTTCTGAACTATTCATGGAATTCTCCATTGAAGACTGCGAGTTCTGTTCATCAGAAGCATCTGAAAGAGATAGCAAGTTGATTGCTCTCAATCACCAATGTATATAGTGCTTTTCATTAGACCTACTACCAGATTAGAGATTTTAACTGAATGAATTTTAGTTGATTTAATCTGAATAAGTTAGCATGCTACTAAAACAATGGTTTTGAAGAAAAAGGcacattttaattgttcttagAAGATTGCATGTGGCATCTGTGGAGAAGAGGCATTTCCTTCTATAAGAGAGTAAAGATGGAATGCCTTTAAGATATGAAAATTGCAGATTACAAGCCTTCAGTACTAATATTAAACCATTTCATAAAAGATGTGTTTCCTCTCTTTAAAAAGGTTTTAAGTCGACTTATCTatcccaggggttcccaaactgtggtctgtggactgcAGCGTCTCTGTGGATTTCttgttagaatcatagagtttgaaggggcctataaggccattgagtccaacgctcaatgcagggatccaacttaaagcattcctaacaggtggatgtccagctgctttttgaaggcctccagtgatggacagcccaccacctccctaagtaattggttccattgtcatactgctctaaattttttcctgatgttcagtcgaaatctggctcgcTGTAACTCAAGCCCATTAttgcatgtcctgcactctggtacGATCgataagagatcctggccctcctctatgtggctacctttcaagtacttgaagagtgttatcatatgaTATCAATCTTCATActgttgaagatgggagatagcACACCATCACATTGAcgattaatattgatttttaattgtagtttattgcttcttttatttcttacattttattgtattacaatttgaattctatggattctaagaaataaaagcaataaaaatataattaaaatgatacagcatctagcacagcacattacaattgctacagccggcagaaaaataatttaagtggtctgccacgaccctcagcaattttcaagtggcccttgggtggggggaagtttgggaattaCTGATCTAACCAAAGTTGCAGTTGTACTTTTCATCCAGCCACAACTGCTTACCAATTTCTCTTTTTAGGTAGAAGAGAAACAAAATGATTTCCACACATAGGAACACCTGGTATCAGAACTAAACAAAATTCAGTGGCAAAGCAACAGACTAAAAGATTCATGAGCCAGCCACTAGAGGGTGGCAAGACCACATGGACAGGTAGAAGGGAAATTGATTAAGTCCTGGCGTTTAAAAGCCTTTGCAAACATTCAGACAATATTTATGAACCATGGATAGCCTATAGTAGACTGACAGTGGAAGGAGCAATACGGTCTCCTACCCAAGTAGGAAACACAGTAGGTCTGCTAACAAATGAAGTTTATCTTGTGTTATGTGGAGGAATGAACCAAGTGCCAACCATCTGCCCTGTTTACCTACAAATTATGAATAGGAAGGTCTGTTTTCCCTGATAAGGCTACTTAAATGCATGCATATGAATTACCTTCTGAACCAggttcctcttttgcatctgcttGAGCATCATCAGATTTTTGCccagagccatctgcctgccccGTCGAGTTCTGCTCTGGCATGGGACTAGAGTTGCTGCTGTTCTCCTGCTTTATCGGCGAAGCATCAGCTATCGAACTCTGGTTGCTATTGTCATCTGTAAATAAGACACTGGCTTGGTGAAAGAGATGAACATTCCAAAGATTTTATTGACATCATATTGCATTATCACAAAATTATCTTGCACTTCtgacacatcccaggattccATGTCAAAGCAATATGGAGTTCTCTCTTGGAAATGTAGCCCAGACCAATATAAGTGTTAATATTTGAGATCTTTTTGCTACAATTTCTTACCAAATTAGTCACGACCACAGCAGTCTTGTTTGCTGTTTTATATAAAATGgtgaagagagggggagaggaagagtcCAAGTTTATCAGAGGTTTATGGAGGTAGTACACCACAAATCCATCTCCTTATGATCCGTTATCCACACACCTTCTCCACCCCCCAGAATGGTTCCAAGACCAGAAGTTAATGGGGCTTGGGGAAAAGTGTCTGGAGCAATAGACTACAGGGTAGTAAAAGTGGAGCAGGGATCAGCTCCCCTCACCCTTTTTAATGTCAcagaaacacaaccctggctgcCTCTGCCATATCTGGTTTGCACTTAAAATATCTATAAGCCCAATCATTGACTCTTCCCAGCTGTGTAAATACCTTTCAGAGAAGTTGCCTGCACTTTGGGATTTATCCATTTTTTTGAGTGGATGCTTAAGTGATGTAATAGGCATTCCAAATCTATGATAGTGATGGTGAATCCAGATTAGCTAATGTGGAATACAGTCATGCAATACGTAAGTtaccaaaattaaaaataaagaagatATTATTCCTGTCAAGTCTTGATCGTACAATGTGCTGATGTCATGTTACTCAGACTACAGTAAAACTCTCGAAGGAATGGAGGAGAGAGCAAACACACTCATAGCTTGGACTGGATTAAAATTATAGCACAGGAAAGTCAAGCACCCATCCCATCCAAAAGTGAATGTCCTACCTGCTCCATTATCCTGTGCTCTGTACATACGCTGCATGTGATCACATCACTCTTGGACACAGTGGTAACAAAGCAGGCTCACCTAGAGCTGTGTCTTTATAAGGGCCTGAACTACACTGGCTATTCTTGACAAAAGGGCTGACACAAATGCTAGGATGCACAGAGACACTGCTGCAGGTGCTGTGAAAATGACTAGTGCACAATTGCTACTCCTTCATGGAGTAAACACCTCATCTAAAAGCCTCTTGAAAAAGATCTCACTTATGGGGTAAAAATCAGGCTGGAGTTTTCAAATTATATCAGATGACAGCATACACCTAAAATTGCTAGTTCAAACAAAGAGGCAGCAAGGGACAAATAATGCAAGTAATGAAATTTCAAGTTAATCCATATCTAGTTCATgccaaaataaacatctggtccgCGCCATGTGGCTTTGTATATTATGGATGCACTTAGCCAGAGCAGagatttagatccattccaaaagCCTGAACTGGCTTACAGTGAAGAGGACCAATTTCCACTCCACCCAGGTTTTGTGGACCCTCTCTAGGGGCAGCTCTCTTAGGGAAACAACTCACAATTCAACATGGGGCTCAATGGCAGAACATATGATTTATTTGTTCAAAATTCCAGGTCCAATTCCAATAAGCTTCAGTTAGAAAAATCAGACAGCAGGTGACAGGAAAGGCCATTGTCTGAGAACGTGAAGAGCAGCTACTGGTCACAGGAGACATTACTGGGTGAGATGGGCGTAAGGAAAGCTTCATACAATGCTCAAAAGATCAAAGATGGGCCTCATATATGGAAGGCATGTATTTTGCTATTCTCCTCCCACAACAAAGTGAAGTCCATGGCTTTGAAAGAGTGCATCACCTATTCTCCATCAGTAGCAGCACATTATGGCACtttgaaattttatttaaaatgcaataatgGGCTGCTACTGATGAAGAATTGTTGATGCACTTATTATAACAAAATAAAGCATAACTTAATTCAGATAAGGAAGAGGCCTTGGCCACAGCTACTGACTGAAAATATCCTCTGTGGAGTTTAAATGGTTCCCCCCACACTTGCTGAAAGAtgctggctaataaaagctatcaCCTTACCTACTTTGCCTCTCACTGAGATATCCAGAATTGGAAAATTACAGATTCCACTGATGGTAGCCATGGCAACATTTTATGACTCACTTTAAGTGT
This Rhineura floridana isolate rRhiFlo1 chromosome 19, rRhiFlo1.hap2, whole genome shotgun sequence DNA region includes the following protein-coding sequences:
- the BCL7A gene encoding B-cell CLL/lymphoma 7 protein family member A isoform X2, producing the protein MSGRSVRAETRSRAKDDIKRVMAAIEKVRKWEKKWVTVGDTSLRIYKWVPVTEPKVDDKTKNKKKGKDEKCGSEVTTPENSSSPGMMDMHDDNSNQSSIADASPIKQENSSNSSPMPEQNSTGQADGSGQKSDDAQADAKEEPGSEDASDEQNSQSSMENSMNSSEKVETQSLAENDITTETSKNSQDSEGVPPSKKMKVEAASQQNDDEI
- the BCL7A gene encoding B-cell CLL/lymphoma 7 protein family member A isoform X1 gives rise to the protein MSGRSVRAETRSRAKDDIKRVMAAIEKVRKWEKKWVTVGDTSLRIYKWVPVTEPKVDDKTKNKKKGKDEKCGSEVTTPENSSSPGMMDMHDDNSNQSSIADASPIKQENSSNSSPMPEQNSTGQADGSGQKSDDAQADAKEEPGSEDASDEQNSQSSMENSMNSSEKVETQSLAENDITTETSKNSQTVFTCRRKDGKEGTDRTSLGREFHSLGAATEKDSEGVPPSKKMKVEAASQQNDDEI